Sequence from the Streptomyces sp. NBC_00440 genome:
GAGTCGCCGTACTGTCCTGACATGCCCGAGATCACACTCACCGCCGGCACCGTCGACTACGTGGACACCGGCGGCTCAGGCCCCGTCGTCGTCCTCCTCCATGGGCTCGTGCACGACGCCACCGTCTGGCGCAAGGTGATCGACGGCCTGCGCTCCGACCACCGGGTGCTCGCGCCCACCCTGCCGTACGGCGCACACCGCACCCCCATGCGCCGCGACGTACCGCTGACACCGGACTCGGTGGCGGAGCTCATCGCCGAGTTCCTCGACCGGCTGGAGCTGCGGGACGTCACCCTCGTCGAGAACGACTGCGGCCGCGCCCAGTCCGTCGCAGCCCGGCACCCGGAGCGGCTCGCCCGGCTGGTCCTGATCTCCTGCGAGGCTTTCGACAACTACCCGCCGGGCATCCCGGGCAAGCTGCTCGTACTGGCCTGCCGGATGCCGGGCGGCATCCCGCTGCTGGTCCATACCCTCGCGATCAAGCCGCTGCGGCGTCTGCCGGTCGGCTTCGGAGCGCTCACCAAGCGGCCCGTGCCCGACGAGATCGTCAACGGCTGGCTCCGCCCGCTCCGCACCGACAGGGCGATCCGCGAGGACTTCCGCCGCTACGGTCTGGGCGTACGCAAGTCGGAGCTGCTGGAGG
This genomic interval carries:
- a CDS encoding alpha/beta fold hydrolase, with the protein product MPEITLTAGTVDYVDTGGSGPVVVLLHGLVHDATVWRKVIDGLRSDHRVLAPTLPYGAHRTPMRRDVPLTPDSVAELIAEFLDRLELRDVTLVENDCGRAQSVAARHPERLARLVLISCEAFDNYPPGIPGKLLVLACRMPGGIPLLVHTLAIKPLRRLPVGFGALTKRPVPDEIVNGWLRPLRTDRAIREDFRRYGLGVRKSELLEAAEGLRTFDRPALVVWALEDRMMPRAHGRRLAELLPQGRLLEIEDSGTLIAEDQPEQLIAALREFIAGTG